In a genomic window of Candidatus Bathyarchaeota archaeon:
- a CDS encoding cupin domain-containing protein has translation MDKKLFAQAQNLAGLIDYQDGSIVSRTLIDKTAGTVTVFAFDQNQGLSEHTAPYDAMVVALDGEVEVTIAGNPVLLKKGEMTIMPANQPHALMAKTKFKMLIVMIKA, from the coding sequence ATGGATAAGAAACTCTTTGCTCAAGCCCAAAACTTGGCAGGCTTAATTGATTATCAGGACGGCTCAATTGTTAGCCGAACCTTAATTGACAAGACCGCGGGAACCGTGACGGTTTTTGCGTTTGACCAAAACCAAGGGTTAAGCGAGCACACCGCGCCCTACGACGCTATGGTGGTGGCGCTTGACGGCGAAGTCGAAGTAACCATAGCAGGCAACCCCGTACTGCTCAAAAAGGGCGAAATGACCATAATGCCCGCCAATCAGCCGCATGCATTAATGGCGAAAACAAAATTCAAGATGCTGATAGTCATGATTAAAGCCTAA
- a CDS encoding nitroreductase family protein: MPDLFDVIRERRSIRKYQPQAVEKELVEKVLAAAGLAPSAHNAQPYRFIILENPKVKRELADAMAQAWAADLESDGLTVSAENRKERADRFVNAPVLILACTTEIEGMPRYADMRRRGCVRDLAVQSLGAALQNLFLAAHAVGLGGCWYAAPCFCKAVVQSHLNIPEEVEPQTFVTLGYAAETPPARTKKTLTEYCFRDLWGKPI; encoded by the coding sequence ATGCCAGACTTATTTGATGTCATACGTGAGCGCCGCAGTATCCGAAAATACCAGCCTCAAGCGGTTGAAAAAGAACTTGTAGAGAAGGTTTTAGCCGCGGCTGGTTTAGCGCCCTCAGCACATAACGCTCAACCTTACCGATTCATAATTTTAGAAAACCCCAAGGTTAAACGGGAATTGGCAGACGCAATGGCGCAGGCGTGGGCTGCCGATTTGGAAAGCGATGGCTTAACGGTCAGCGCAGAAAATCGCAAAGAAAGAGCCGACCGCTTCGTAAACGCACCCGTCCTTATTTTGGCGTGTACCACTGAGATTGAGGGTATGCCCCGCTATGCTGATATGCGGCGGAGGGGCTGCGTTCGGGACTTGGCAGTTCAGAGTTTAGGCGCTGCACTCCAGAACCTGTTTTTAGCGGCGCATGCAGTGGGGCTTGGGGGTTGCTGGTATGCCGCGCCATGCTTCTGCAAAGCCGTCGTGCAAAGCCACCTCAACATTCCCGAGGAAGTGGAGCCGCAGACGTTTGTCACTTTGGGATACGCCGCTGAAACTCCGCCTGCAAGAACTAAGAAGACGCTTACTGAGTACTGTTTTAGGGACCTGTGGGGTAAGCCCATTTAG
- a CDS encoding zinc-dependent dehydrogenase, whose translation MLAAFYYNNHDVRVEDIPVPSVGEDQALLKVMASGICGSDVLEWYRVPKAPRVLGHEATGVISKVGAKAPNVQVGDRVFVSHHVPCFSCRHCERGNHTACHTLHTTNYYPGGFAQYIQIPKINLDYGVYKLPDALSFDEGTFIEPLACVSRGQRLSGIKKDDTVLIIGSGISGILHAQLARYKGVETVIVADINPYRIELAKKFGATHGINAKENLPQKLKELTGHLADQVIVCTGAISAATSAMDCVENGGTILFFAVPDPSVKLSVPINQFWRNEITMRTSYGAAPNDLEDALRYLATGKINVKDMITHRLPLREAQEGFRLTAEAGESLKVILVPNE comes from the coding sequence ATGTTAGCCGCTTTCTATTACAACAACCATGACGTCAGAGTTGAAGACATCCCAGTACCAAGCGTCGGCGAAGATCAAGCCCTGCTAAAAGTTATGGCAAGCGGCATCTGCGGCAGCGACGTGCTCGAATGGTACCGCGTACCCAAAGCGCCGCGTGTGCTGGGACATGAAGCCACAGGAGTCATCTCCAAAGTCGGCGCCAAAGCCCCCAACGTCCAAGTGGGCGACCGCGTCTTTGTCTCTCATCACGTGCCCTGTTTTAGCTGTCGGCACTGTGAACGAGGCAACCACACCGCCTGCCACACGCTGCACACCACCAACTATTACCCAGGAGGCTTTGCTCAATACATCCAAATCCCCAAAATCAACCTTGACTACGGCGTCTACAAACTCCCCGACGCCCTGAGCTTCGATGAAGGGACATTTATTGAACCACTTGCCTGTGTCTCGCGCGGTCAACGGTTATCAGGAATCAAAAAAGATGACACCGTCCTAATCATCGGCAGCGGGATTAGCGGCATCCTCCATGCCCAACTCGCACGCTACAAAGGCGTAGAAACCGTAATCGTCGCCGACATCAACCCCTACCGTATTGAGCTTGCCAAAAAATTCGGCGCAACACACGGAATAAACGCCAAAGAAAACCTGCCTCAAAAACTCAAAGAACTCACAGGGCATCTTGCAGACCAAGTTATCGTCTGCACAGGCGCCATCAGTGCAGCAACCTCAGCGATGGATTGCGTTGAGAACGGCGGCACAATCCTCTTCTTCGCTGTCCCCGACCCCTCTGTGAAGCTGTCTGTGCCTATTAACCAGTTTTGGCGCAACGAAATCACCATGCGCACCAGCTACGGCGCCGCACCCAACGACCTCGAAGACGCCCTACGCTACCTCGCGACTGGAAAAATCAACGTCAAAGACATGATAACCCACCGCCTACCCCTCCGAGAAGCACAAGAAGGCTTCAGACTTACCGCAGAAGCAGGCGAATCGCTAAAGGTTATTTTGGTGCCCAACGAATAG
- the lsrF gene encoding 3-hydroxy-5-phosphonooxypentane-2,4-dione thiolase: MEWGMQNRLSKLIQKDGKALFLPIDHGYFQGPTHCLEQPGETIKPIIQYADALMCTRGVLRNCVNPAIEKPIIMRVSGAVSVVGEDLANESVVTSMQEILRLNASSVSMSVFVGTKYENKSLTNLSKLVDECEEFGVPVMAVCAVGKELEKREARYLALAARITAEIGARVVKTYYCKEHFEKVVDGCPVPIVIAGGPKTETQREVFDFVYDGIQKGAIGVNLGRNIWQTQHPVAAIRAIRAIIHDGFTPKEAEDLYNQVIANKA; this comes from the coding sequence ATGGAATGGGGAATGCAAAACCGCTTAAGTAAACTCATCCAAAAAGACGGCAAAGCCCTCTTTTTACCAATCGACCACGGCTACTTCCAAGGCCCAACACACTGCCTCGAGCAGCCGGGCGAAACCATCAAACCAATCATCCAATACGCCGACGCGCTGATGTGCACCCGCGGCGTGCTGCGCAACTGCGTTAACCCCGCTATCGAAAAACCCATAATCATGCGCGTATCAGGCGCCGTATCCGTTGTCGGCGAAGACTTAGCCAACGAAAGCGTCGTAACCTCAATGCAAGAAATCCTGCGCCTCAACGCATCCTCCGTATCCATGTCCGTGTTCGTCGGAACCAAATACGAGAACAAAAGCCTCACAAACCTCTCCAAACTCGTCGACGAATGCGAAGAATTCGGCGTGCCCGTTATGGCTGTCTGCGCCGTTGGCAAAGAGCTTGAGAAACGTGAAGCCCGTTATCTTGCCTTAGCTGCACGCATCACCGCCGAAATCGGTGCCCGCGTCGTCAAAACCTACTATTGCAAGGAGCACTTCGAAAAAGTTGTTGACGGCTGCCCCGTGCCCATTGTCATCGCTGGCGGACCTAAAACTGAGACGCAGCGGGAAGTTTTCGACTTCGTATATGATGGCATCCAGAAAGGAGCTATTGGCGTTAACTTGGGTCGCAACATTTGGCAGACCCAGCATCCCGTAGCCGCCATCCGAGCAATCCGCGCCATCATCCACGACGGTTTCACGCCCAAAGAAGCTGAAGACCTCTACAACCAAGTCATAGCAAATAAAGCCTAA
- a CDS encoding PadR family transcriptional regulator, which yields MIESERTMIRAIITSLSRGIILWLVDQKPMSGYGIVKELERSTGQHFTSGVIYPLLYELEKEGCISGKWTQKGRRHTKYYSITPTGVELLKRLRELFVMPMREALIEFIAKEDTTN from the coding sequence GTGATTGAATCCGAACGGACCATGATTAGAGCCATCATAACAAGCCTAAGCAGAGGCATAATTCTGTGGCTAGTCGACCAGAAACCCATGTCAGGATACGGCATCGTCAAAGAACTAGAACGGTCCACGGGGCAACATTTCACTTCAGGCGTAATCTATCCCCTGCTCTACGAATTAGAAAAGGAAGGCTGCATTTCGGGGAAATGGACACAGAAAGGCAGGCGCCACACAAAATACTACTCCATAACGCCAACCGGAGTGGAACTGCTTAAGCGGCTGCGGGAACTTTTCGTAATGCCCATGCGAGAGGCACTCATAGAGTTCATAGCCAAAGAAGACACCACAAACTAA
- a CDS encoding PadR family transcriptional regulator → MVDAVSAFQRGLDRPLILWLISKGPRHGYEIHKEIKRLTGHRLKPATLYPLLNRLEEEGFLVSELLQKGRRNLRCYRLTEQGETFLEKVSELFKRPMRRIIADFLGAEQ, encoded by the coding sequence ATGGTTGATGCCGTAAGTGCCTTCCAGCGAGGTCTAGACAGACCACTAATTCTGTGGCTCATTTCTAAAGGTCCCAGACATGGATATGAAATACACAAAGAAATCAAACGTTTAACTGGACATCGACTAAAACCCGCAACCTTGTATCCGCTTTTGAATCGTCTTGAGGAGGAGGGTTTCTTGGTGAGTGAGTTGCTGCAGAAGGGGCGGCGGAATTTGCGATGTTACCGCCTAACTGAGCAGGGTGAAACTTTTTTGGAGAAGGTGTCGGAGTTGTTTAAGCGTCCGATGCGGCGGATAATTGCTGATTTTTTGGGTGCTGAACAATAA
- a CDS encoding B12-binding domain-containing radical SAM protein has protein sequence MANTTNGYKIVLTADRTLMSEYGGDIFIGFSACVPHGIIPDKLYFSLFSPSVPVNKDGSVQYAPCGTRKIEAALLNNGFKRDDIIVAHPDHLDQTVGPNTKILCITENDPLGLGPATSTFTQLFGGEAYMTLKFKEILNHPAVQKYKPKIMVGGAGAWQLEDAQTRKELGVDCVVIGEGETAIHSLISEDILDAPLPEVVNGPVVEEPDIPIIQGGTVAGIIEIARGCGRGCAFCVPTLQRFRCLSIERILKEVDVNLKFGRRPLLHAEDVLRYKANGFEINQPAVKELFQTVFNHPGVKSVGISHFALSSVASAPSLIKDLSDILKVDYDPENSWMSGQCGIETGSPKLIRNLMAGKAKPFTPEEWPKVVDDAFHILKENNWVPVATLIIGLPGEEEEDVQSTIDLVGRLSHVKSLIVPLFMVGEGGLKGKASSFTIGKMTHKQGELFLNCWEHNFNWSETLFKEYYAHNGSARGYGQKMVFTYGVNQAKRLITQCKKDYDCDMPTMIKDIKEGKISVAPLPIRFLYKLIK, from the coding sequence ATGGCCAACACAACCAACGGCTACAAAATCGTCCTCACCGCCGACCGAACACTCATGAGCGAATACGGCGGAGACATATTCATAGGGTTTAGTGCATGCGTTCCACATGGAATCATACCCGACAAACTCTATTTCTCGCTCTTCAGCCCATCCGTACCCGTCAACAAAGACGGCTCAGTACAATATGCCCCATGCGGCACCCGAAAAATCGAAGCCGCCCTCCTCAACAACGGCTTCAAACGAGACGACATAATCGTCGCCCACCCCGACCACCTCGACCAAACCGTCGGGCCCAACACAAAAATCCTCTGCATAACCGAAAACGACCCCCTAGGCTTAGGACCCGCCACCTCCACCTTCACCCAACTCTTCGGCGGCGAAGCCTACATGACCCTCAAATTCAAAGAAATCCTCAACCACCCTGCAGTGCAAAAATACAAACCCAAAATCATGGTGGGCGGCGCAGGTGCTTGGCAACTTGAAGATGCTCAAACCCGCAAAGAACTCGGCGTAGACTGCGTGGTTATCGGAGAAGGAGAAACAGCAATCCATTCGCTCATAAGCGAAGACATTCTGGACGCTCCTTTGCCTGAAGTCGTTAATGGTCCCGTCGTAGAGGAACCCGATATACCCATCATACAAGGCGGAACAGTGGCGGGCATCATCGAAATCGCCCGCGGCTGCGGCAGAGGCTGCGCCTTCTGTGTACCTACCCTTCAGCGATTCCGCTGCCTCTCGATTGAACGGATACTAAAAGAAGTAGACGTGAACCTCAAATTCGGTCGACGTCCCCTGCTGCATGCCGAAGACGTTCTAAGATACAAAGCTAACGGATTTGAAATTAACCAGCCTGCCGTAAAAGAACTGTTCCAAACAGTATTCAATCATCCCGGCGTAAAATCTGTTGGCATAAGTCACTTTGCGCTTTCCTCAGTCGCCAGCGCTCCCAGCTTGATAAAAGACCTCTCTGACATCCTCAAAGTGGATTATGATCCTGAAAACAGTTGGATGAGCGGACAGTGCGGAATCGAAACCGGTAGCCCCAAACTAATCCGAAACCTGATGGCGGGAAAAGCTAAACCCTTCACTCCCGAGGAGTGGCCAAAAGTCGTCGATGACGCTTTTCATATTCTTAAAGAAAACAATTGGGTTCCAGTTGCCACACTCATCATTGGGCTTCCCGGCGAAGAAGAGGAAGATGTCCAATCAACAATCGACCTCGTTGGCAGGCTTAGCCATGTCAAGAGCCTAATCGTGCCCTTGTTCATGGTTGGTGAAGGCGGCTTGAAAGGCAAAGCATCCTCCTTCACTATCGGCAAGATGACACACAAGCAGGGCGAGCTCTTCTTGAACTGCTGGGAACACAACTTCAATTGGAGTGAAACACTTTTCAAAGAATACTATGCCCACAATGGCTCCGCTAGAGGCTACGGCCAAAAAATGGTCTTTACTTACGGAGTTAATCAAGCTAAACGTTTGATAACGCAATGCAAAAAAGATTATGACTGCGACATGCCCACCATGATAAAGGATATTAAAGAAGGCAAAATTAGCGTAGCCCCCCTGCCCATTCGATTCCTCTACAAACTAATAAAATAA
- a CDS encoding Type 1 glutamine amidotransferase-like domain-containing protein, translated as MPTYYLLGGENTHHRSAVDINQAAFLDAGGKPRVLVFAWARASFDSAYQKSKLLFDYFRSLGASSVDFANYSSSRAEIKDQISESDVVYLTGGVPMVLLERLRLSEMAELLKGFSGVVVGRSAGALALCRRCVVTGRDTGRVKIVDGLGLVNMTYKAHYQQRNDEVLQRLSLAEPIFAVPKDSAIICNDNQFSFFNPVYLFEKGQRQQVNGSV; from the coding sequence ATGCCCACGTATTACCTTTTAGGCGGCGAAAACACCCACCACCGAAGCGCAGTCGACATCAACCAAGCTGCCTTCCTCGACGCTGGTGGAAAGCCCAGAGTGTTGGTGTTTGCTTGGGCACGCGCATCTTTTGACAGCGCCTACCAAAAAAGTAAGCTTCTGTTTGATTATTTCCGTAGCTTAGGTGCTTCTTCGGTGGATTTTGCTAATTACTCCAGTTCGCGCGCTGAAATCAAAGACCAAATCAGCGAATCAGACGTTGTCTACTTAACGGGGGGCGTTCCGATGGTGCTCTTGGAGCGGCTTCGACTGTCAGAGATGGCGGAGCTTTTGAAGGGGTTTAGCGGCGTCGTTGTGGGTCGGAGTGCAGGGGCGTTGGCACTTTGCAGGCGCTGCGTGGTGACGGGTCGCGACACTGGAAGGGTTAAGATTGTTGACGGTCTAGGACTGGTTAACATGACGTATAAGGCGCATTACCAGCAACGCAATGACGAGGTGCTGCAGCGGCTATCCTTGGCTGAACCGATTTTTGCTGTTCCCAAAGATTCAGCCATAATCTGCAATGACAATCAGTTTTCTTTTTTTAATCCCGTTTACTTATTCGAGAAAGGGCAACGGCAGCAGGTCAACGGGTCGGTTTAG
- the radA gene encoding DNA repair and recombination protein RadA: protein MSEDSDEQPLEEQEEESVIEQNKKKYQFIEDLPGVGPATAGKLRDLGYHTVESLAMATSRELEPVGVSEKKAFQIIDAARSSVGISFIRADELFKMRKTVARLTTGSKALDKLVDGGLETQTITEFYGEYGCGKSQMCHQLCINVQLPPEKGGLGGGVLYIDTENTFRLERIVQMAKFVGLDPEQAVKNIIYAEAYTSDHQMFLLENADEIIKANNIKLIIIDSLTAHFRSEYIGREMLASRQQKLNKHMHKLTALARAFNAVAVVTNQVMAKPDQFFGDAIHPIGGNIVGHTSHTRFYLRRASHGPIRIARLVSSPYLPDGEEILKVTENGIEDVTEEEKATKARR, encoded by the coding sequence ATGTCTGAAGATTCCGACGAGCAACCACTGGAAGAACAAGAAGAAGAAAGCGTGATAGAACAAAACAAAAAGAAATACCAATTCATCGAGGACCTCCCCGGCGTCGGCCCCGCAACCGCCGGTAAACTCCGCGACCTCGGCTACCACACCGTAGAATCCCTAGCTATGGCCACCAGCCGCGAACTCGAACCCGTCGGAGTCAGCGAGAAAAAAGCTTTCCAAATCATCGATGCTGCCCGCTCCTCAGTCGGCATCTCTTTTATCCGCGCAGATGAACTCTTCAAAATGCGCAAAACAGTCGCACGCCTAACCACAGGTAGCAAAGCCTTAGACAAACTCGTTGACGGCGGCCTTGAAACCCAGACCATAACCGAATTCTACGGCGAATACGGCTGCGGCAAAAGCCAAATGTGCCACCAACTATGCATAAACGTCCAACTGCCCCCAGAAAAAGGCGGCCTTGGCGGCGGCGTCCTCTACATAGACACGGAAAACACGTTTAGGCTCGAACGCATTGTGCAGATGGCAAAATTCGTGGGCTTAGACCCTGAGCAAGCCGTCAAAAACATCATTTACGCCGAAGCCTACACCAGCGACCACCAGATGTTTCTGCTTGAGAACGCGGATGAAATCATCAAAGCCAATAACATCAAACTCATCATCATCGACTCCTTAACCGCGCATTTCCGTAGCGAATACATTGGCAGAGAAATGCTTGCTAGCCGCCAACAAAAACTTAACAAACACATGCACAAACTCACCGCCCTAGCCCGCGCCTTTAACGCAGTCGCAGTCGTAACCAATCAGGTTATGGCAAAACCCGACCAGTTTTTCGGCGACGCTATTCACCCCATTGGCGGCAACATCGTCGGTCACACCAGCCACACCCGCTTTTATCTGCGTCGCGCCTCTCATGGTCCCATACGCATTGCTCGGCTAGTTTCGAGTCCTTATTTGCCTGACGGTGAAGAAATCCTCAAAGTCACAGAGAACGGCATCGAAGATGTCACTGAAGAGGAAAAAGCGACCAAAGCACGTCGCTAA
- the rqcH gene encoding ribosome rescue protein RqcH has translation MRKKEFTSFDIAAAIQELNPQVANSRVNNIYQFGAKTVVFKLHKTDQPPIRLVVEAGRRIHTTTYAEESPAEPPPFCMMLRKYLRDAWLRTVEQYEFERIVNITFETKTGLLRLVVELFGDGNFILVNEQGVIIQAQEFKRMRDRNILHNTVLVYPPASGKNPFKVTLPELQEALQTAGETEVVRVLARFLGIGGTYAEELLQRTNIEKTRPANTLTAFETQALFDALGTLLGAVSESKFEPAIILDQDGEFYDVVPFKLQRYEDCQTKAFSTFSEALDEFFLRVTATENVVSNVEVDKLKQEAKRLQRMVAEQQKSIDEDEHKADRDKQIGDTVYAHFNELQDFQEKLLKASTQGYEWKEIIAQVMAAKKAGKPPMTYVESFDGKNLALNLSLDELHFSFSLRLSIFDNANEYYERGKRAKQKAQGALSALEESKRKLAKIEKELQDAEELKSLKPAQIMEALAKRKEELANKEWYQKFRNFTTSDGFLVVAGKDTVSNEVLIKKYTTQEDVVFHAEITGSPFVVIKAEGNEISEEALKEASEYAASFSRGWRENLGTADVYWVKVDQLSKSGPSGESVPHGAFFVVGKRNWYRNTPLKVAIGIIVGEEASFVGGPVDAVKAKTKTYVVIQPGDHTGKELLGQILKALMAKLSKEQRERAGKTSIEQVREFVPYTKGTVNLKAT, from the coding sequence ATGCGCAAAAAAGAATTCACAAGCTTTGACATCGCGGCAGCAATTCAAGAACTAAACCCCCAAGTTGCAAACTCCCGAGTGAACAACATCTACCAGTTCGGCGCCAAAACAGTCGTGTTTAAACTTCACAAAACTGACCAGCCTCCTATTCGTCTCGTCGTGGAAGCAGGCAGAAGAATTCACACCACCACCTACGCCGAGGAAAGCCCTGCGGAGCCACCGCCCTTTTGCATGATGCTGCGCAAATACCTGCGTGACGCGTGGCTGCGAACCGTTGAACAATATGAGTTTGAACGGATCGTCAACATTACCTTTGAAACCAAAACTGGACTGCTTCGATTGGTGGTGGAGCTTTTCGGCGACGGCAACTTCATCCTAGTCAACGAACAAGGCGTCATTATCCAAGCGCAAGAATTCAAACGCATGCGCGACCGCAACATCCTTCACAACACGGTGCTGGTTTATCCTCCTGCCAGTGGCAAAAACCCCTTCAAAGTCACCCTGCCCGAACTCCAAGAAGCCCTCCAAACTGCGGGCGAAACCGAGGTGGTACGGGTGCTTGCGCGGTTCTTAGGTATCGGCGGAACCTACGCAGAAGAACTCCTCCAACGCACAAATATAGAAAAAACCCGCCCAGCCAACACCCTGACAGCATTCGAGACGCAGGCATTGTTTGATGCGTTAGGAACGCTTCTGGGAGCTGTTAGCGAGAGCAAATTCGAGCCCGCTATCATATTAGATCAAGATGGCGAATTTTACGATGTGGTCCCCTTCAAGCTTCAACGCTACGAGGACTGCCAAACAAAAGCATTCAGCACTTTTAGTGAGGCGCTAGACGAGTTTTTCCTAAGAGTTACGGCAACTGAGAATGTCGTGTCAAATGTTGAAGTGGATAAACTAAAGCAGGAAGCAAAACGGCTCCAACGCATGGTAGCAGAGCAACAAAAATCCATCGACGAAGACGAACACAAAGCCGACCGCGACAAGCAAATCGGCGACACAGTTTATGCTCACTTCAATGAGCTGCAAGACTTCCAAGAAAAACTTCTCAAAGCCAGCACGCAAGGCTATGAGTGGAAAGAAATCATCGCGCAGGTTATGGCAGCCAAAAAAGCAGGCAAACCCCCCATGACCTACGTCGAATCTTTCGACGGCAAAAACCTCGCACTAAACCTCAGCCTCGATGAGTTACATTTCAGCTTCAGCCTTCGCCTTAGCATCTTTGACAACGCCAACGAATACTACGAGCGGGGCAAACGTGCCAAACAAAAAGCCCAAGGTGCCCTCTCCGCATTAGAAGAGTCAAAGCGTAAACTCGCCAAAATCGAGAAGGAACTCCAAGACGCCGAGGAACTCAAAAGCCTCAAACCCGCTCAAATCATGGAAGCCCTTGCCAAACGCAAAGAAGAACTGGCGAATAAGGAATGGTACCAAAAATTCCGCAACTTCACCACCTCCGACGGCTTCCTCGTTGTAGCAGGCAAGGACACGGTAAGCAATGAGGTTCTTATCAAAAAGTACACGACCCAAGAGGATGTGGTTTTCCACGCCGAAATCACGGGCTCTCCCTTCGTTGTCATTAAAGCTGAAGGTAACGAAATCAGTGAGGAGGCGTTAAAGGAAGCCAGTGAGTATGCGGCTTCGTTTTCGCGTGGTTGGCGAGAGAATTTGGGCACTGCCGACGTGTATTGGGTTAAGGTGGATCAGCTTAGCAAAAGTGGACCAAGCGGCGAATCCGTGCCACATGGCGCCTTCTTTGTGGTTGGAAAACGCAACTGGTATCGCAACACACCGCTCAAGGTTGCTATTGGGATTATTGTCGGGGAAGAGGCGTCCTTTGTTGGGGGACCTGTGGATGCGGTTAAGGCTAAGACCAAGACTTATGTGGTTATTCAGCCCGGTGACCATACGGGTAAGGAGTTGCTTGGGCAGATTCTAAAGGCTCTTATGGCGAAGCTTTCAAAGGAGCAGCGGGAGCGGGCAGGTAAAACCAGCATTGAGCAGGTGCGGGAGTTTGTGCCTTACACCAAAGGCACCGTAAACCTCAAAGCAACCTGA